A genomic segment from Clostridium pasteurianum BC1 encodes:
- a CDS encoding aldo/keto reductase, giving the protein MLYRNFGKTNEKVSILGFGCMRLPLLPGGDATQIDEEKSIELVRSAIDRGVNYIDTAYPYHGTGMGQGGASEPFVGKALKDGYREKVKLATKLPSWLIQTRSDMDKYLNEQLQRLQTDHIDFYLVHALNRKDWERLKENGIDEFLDSAIKDGRIKYAGFSFHDKLDLFKEIVDYYDWSFCQIQYNYLDEEFQAGTEGLKYAAERGLGITIMEPLRGGKLVNNLPEEAKDAFNEGDIKRTSAEWALKWVWNHPEVSVILSGMNSMDQITENIKVASETEANSLAEKELKLIDKVNNIIKNKVKVSCTACEYCMPCPAGVNIPGCFTAYNNYSMFGKDEVYNMMLKPRNQLASNCVECGKCETHCPQGIPIRQELKKVKALFE; this is encoded by the coding sequence ATGTTATACAGAAATTTTGGGAAAACTAATGAAAAGGTTTCAATATTGGGCTTTGGATGCATGAGACTTCCATTGCTTCCTGGGGGAGACGCAACTCAAATTGATGAAGAAAAATCTATAGAATTAGTTCGCAGTGCAATTGATAGAGGTGTAAACTACATAGATACGGCTTACCCTTATCATGGAACAGGAATGGGTCAGGGTGGTGCCAGTGAACCTTTTGTAGGAAAAGCATTAAAGGATGGATATAGAGAAAAGGTTAAATTAGCTACCAAACTTCCTAGCTGGCTCATACAAACAAGAAGTGACATGGATAAATACTTAAACGAGCAATTACAACGTCTTCAAACAGATCATATAGATTTTTACTTAGTACATGCACTTAATCGTAAAGATTGGGAAAGACTAAAAGAAAATGGTATTGATGAATTTTTGGATTCTGCCATAAAAGACGGCAGAATAAAATATGCAGGCTTCTCATTTCATGACAAGTTGGATCTCTTTAAAGAAATAGTGGATTACTATGATTGGTCATTTTGTCAGATACAATACAACTATTTAGATGAGGAGTTTCAGGCTGGAACAGAAGGCTTAAAATATGCTGCTGAAAGAGGTCTAGGAATTACAATCATGGAACCACTTAGAGGTGGTAAACTTGTCAATAATCTTCCAGAGGAAGCCAAAGATGCCTTCAATGAAGGGGATATAAAGAGAACATCAGCAGAATGGGCATTAAAATGGGTTTGGAACCATCCTGAAGTATCAGTTATTCTAAGTGGAATGAATTCAATGGATCAGATTACAGAAAATATAAAGGTAGCCAGTGAAACAGAGGCAAATTCATTAGCAGAAAAAGAATTAAAGTTAATTGATAAAGTAAATAACATTATTAAAAATAAAGTAAAGGTTAGCTGTACAGCCTGTGAGTACTGTATGCCATGTCCAGCAGGTGTCAATATTCCAGGATGTTTTACTGCCTATAATAATTACAGTATGTTTGGTAAAGACGAAGTCTATAACATGATGCTTAAACCAAGAAATCAATTAGCATCAAATTGTGTAGAATGTGGAAAATGTGAGACTCATTGTCCACAGGGAATTCCTATTCGTCAGGAATTAAAAAAGGTTAAAGCGTTATTTGAGTAA
- the larB gene encoding nickel pincer cofactor biosynthesis protein LarB has product MNKDDIRNLLEAVKNNKVEIEEAMKKIEDLPFKDLGFAKIDNHREIRVGYPEVIYCAGKTVEQVKSIIEFMLTKDNNILATRASEKMYNSVKELCPDARYNKLGKTITIKKREEKLTDSYIVIVSAGTSDLPVVEEAAETAMIFGNRVEKLIDVGVAGIHRLFSKLDIIRGAKVVIVVAGMEGALASVVGGLVDKPVIAVPTSVGYGANFKGLSALLSMLNSCASGVSVVNIDNGFGAGYNASIINKL; this is encoded by the coding sequence ATGAATAAAGATGATATAAGAAATCTGCTTGAAGCTGTGAAAAATAATAAAGTTGAAATAGAAGAAGCCATGAAAAAAATTGAAGATCTTCCCTTTAAGGATTTGGGTTTTGCTAAGATTGATAATCATAGAGAGATAAGGGTAGGATATCCTGAGGTAATATATTGCGCTGGTAAAACAGTTGAGCAAGTAAAAAGTATCATTGAATTTATGCTTACAAAGGATAATAATATACTGGCTACTAGGGCTAGTGAAAAGATGTACAATTCAGTAAAAGAACTATGTCCGGATGCAAGGTACAATAAGCTTGGCAAAACAATAACCATTAAAAAAAGAGAAGAAAAACTTACTGATAGCTATATTGTCATAGTTTCAGCAGGAACCTCTGATTTGCCAGTGGTGGAAGAAGCAGCGGAAACGGCAATGATATTTGGAAATAGAGTGGAGAAGCTTATAGATGTAGGAGTTGCAGGTATTCACAGATTATTTTCAAAATTAGATATTATAAGAGGAGCAAAGGTTGTTATAGTTGTGGCAGGAATGGAAGGTGCCCTTGCCAGTGTAGTGGGGGGGCTTGTAGACAAACCAGTTATAGCAGTGCCTACCAGTGTTGGATATGGAGCAAACTTTAAAGGACTTTCGGCTCTTTTATCAATGTTAAATAGCTGTGCCAGTGGTGTCAGTGTGGTAAATATAGATAATGGATTTGGTGCTGGTTATAATGCTAGTATTATTAATAAGCTATAA
- the cbiQ gene encoding cobalt ECF transporter T component CbiQ: protein MLGDFKNISEKNSLLHALDGRVKTIVFLSAIIVAACLTKWYLVVGIWIASLAIFPSLHIPIGALIKRLLMPFSIAWLVFLSLIFTNGTHAIFVIHIGKIYIPGYYEGLKLGFLILLRIMTAVTIGSLLSFTTPMIEILETLRLCKVPNTIIDLAAMMYHYVFVLEETAHSMHRAQVSRMSDNTSWFSRAKDAGNVAGHVLIKSLDRSVKIYNAMLSRGYDENSTSSDFYVDAVPFSHIIYGVLCGIILVVLVLINIFI, encoded by the coding sequence ATGTTAGGGGATTTTAAGAATATATCTGAAAAAAATAGCCTTCTCCATGCTCTAGACGGAAGAGTAAAAACCATTGTATTTTTAAGTGCTATTATTGTGGCTGCTTGTCTTACAAAATGGTATTTAGTTGTAGGGATTTGGATAGCCTCTCTAGCTATCTTCCCCTCTCTACATATTCCTATTGGAGCCCTAATTAAACGTCTCCTAATGCCCTTTAGTATAGCCTGGCTAGTCTTTTTAAGCCTTATATTCACCAATGGGACTCATGCTATCTTTGTTATTCATATTGGCAAAATATATATACCTGGATATTATGAAGGTTTAAAATTAGGCTTTCTAATTTTATTGAGAATTATGACAGCAGTCACCATAGGTTCTCTTCTTTCCTTTACTACACCAATGATAGAGATCCTAGAGACACTTAGACTTTGTAAAGTGCCAAACACCATAATAGATTTAGCTGCTATGATGTATCATTATGTATTTGTATTAGAAGAAACTGCCCACAGTATGCATAGAGCTCAGGTTAGCCGCATGAGTGACAACACCTCTTGGTTTTCAAGAGCTAAAGATGCTGGAAATGTGGCAGGTCATGTTCTCATTAAATCTCTGGATCGCAGTGTTAAAATTTATAATGCTATGCTTTCTAGAGGTTATGATGAAAATAGTACAAGTAGTGATTTTTATGTTGATGCTGTGCCTTTTTCCCATATTATTTATGGAGTGTTATGTGGGATTATATTAGTAGTTTTGGTACTGATAAATATCTTTATTTAG
- a CDS encoding glycosyltransferase has product MRILITPMSAMVETSGPFSRVIALCNKLLEGQHVVSMCAAEDVNYRRIEGVKNYFAPVPSPLGMPMFIGKNVLKVAQFSGIQKKKKVNSFEEVLHFVGAIDKKHFANDVNCIRKAIQDFRPDVVYSEFRIASIVAAKLENIKVITGYSYPVQTSFASNPEYSKGVKEFLKENNLPNVESCLDIFNWADLKIVPSSYELEPINDKSVVFTGPFSVPERRSLDLNRDKIIAYMGNGTISPKKEIDELTKAFEKSNYKIYIATEQVNPYKKDNITIDRRFDFNKLMPEAIAYINHGGQNSIMTGLIFGVPQIICAGNVFERQYNASSIVKLKAGVSLETEQFTSQIIKNTVKTFENETFHIENSKSAGEKLIKLGGVSKVVEILESIA; this is encoded by the coding sequence ATGAGGATTTTAATTACACCCATGTCAGCAATGGTTGAAACTAGTGGACCTTTTTCAAGAGTAATTGCATTATGTAACAAGTTACTTGAAGGACAGCATGTAGTATCGATGTGTGCAGCTGAGGATGTAAATTATCGTAGGATAGAAGGTGTTAAGAATTATTTTGCACCTGTTCCATCACCTTTAGGAATGCCTATGTTCATTGGAAAAAATGTGCTTAAGGTAGCTCAGTTTAGTGGGATACAAAAGAAAAAGAAAGTCAATAGTTTCGAAGAAGTTCTACATTTTGTAGGAGCAATTGACAAAAAGCATTTCGCAAATGATGTCAATTGTATTAGAAAAGCAATTCAAGATTTTAGACCCGATGTAGTGTATTCAGAATTTAGGATTGCTTCGATTGTTGCTGCAAAATTAGAAAATATTAAGGTGATTACAGGATATAGCTACCCAGTTCAAACCTCTTTTGCATCTAATCCTGAATATAGTAAAGGAGTTAAAGAATTTTTAAAAGAAAACAATCTTCCTAACGTTGAGTCATGTCTTGATATATTTAATTGGGCTGATTTAAAAATAGTGCCAAGTTCCTATGAGTTAGAACCTATAAATGATAAAAGTGTTGTTTTTACAGGACCTTTTTCTGTACCTGAACGAAGGTCTTTAGATTTGAATAGGGATAAAATTATAGCATATATGGGTAATGGTACAATTTCGCCAAAGAAAGAAATAGATGAGCTTACTAAAGCATTTGAAAAATCTAATTACAAAATATATATTGCAACAGAGCAAGTAAATCCCTACAAGAAAGATAATATTACAATCGATAGGAGGTTCGATTTTAATAAACTTATGCCAGAAGCAATAGCATATATAAACCACGGTGGGCAGAATAGTATAATGACAGGTTTAATATTTGGGGTACCTCAAATCATATGTGCTGGTAATGTATTTGAAAGACAATATAATGCTTCTTCAATAGTCAAATTAAAAGCAGGGGTTTCGTTAGAAACAGAACAGTTTACATCACAAATTATTAAAAATACAGTTAAGACTTTTGAAAATGAAACATTTCATATTGAAAATTCAAAAAGTGCTGGAGAAAAACTAATAAAACTTGGCGGGGTAAGTAAGGTGGTTGAAATTTTAGAAAGCATAGCATAG
- a CDS encoding nitroreductase family protein: MNLITVDQEKCIKCGICVKECPVQVLRIGENGPEDICPEKCIACGHCVAVCPKEAMDNIKTPLVDQKSSKKFRKLSPEEAENFLRSRRSIRSYKETSVPREKLVDLVNIAHFAPSGHNLQGVSYIIIDDRKILDKAVEITAENLKNDKTLNGKFDDFVKVYIEKGIDTILRGAPSLVLAIADADFPRGRENSIFSLTYMELYAPTLGLGSCWAGVFERIALKDNSPMLELFNIPKGKKITGVVMVGYPKYNYPRLVERNPLKVNFLP, encoded by the coding sequence ATGAATTTAATAACTGTAGATCAAGAGAAATGTATCAAATGCGGAATTTGTGTAAAGGAGTGCCCCGTGCAGGTATTGAGAATTGGGGAAAATGGTCCGGAAGATATTTGCCCCGAAAAATGTATTGCCTGTGGGCATTGTGTAGCTGTCTGTCCAAAAGAAGCTATGGATAACATAAAAACACCATTAGTTGATCAAAAAAGTTCAAAAAAGTTTCGAAAATTAAGTCCTGAAGAAGCAGAAAATTTTCTTCGTTCAAGACGTTCAATACGATCTTACAAAGAAACTTCAGTTCCAAGAGAAAAGTTAGTAGATCTTGTCAATATTGCCCATTTTGCTCCTAGTGGACATAATTTACAAGGTGTATCCTATATTATCATAGATGATAGAAAAATACTTGATAAAGCTGTTGAAATTACTGCCGAGAATTTAAAAAATGATAAGACATTGAATGGAAAATTTGATGATTTTGTTAAAGTGTATATTGAAAAGGGAATAGATACTATTTTAAGAGGAGCACCTAGTCTTGTCCTTGCAATTGCAGATGCAGATTTTCCAAGAGGGAGAGAAAACTCCATTTTTTCACTGACATATATGGAGCTATATGCACCAACTCTTGGATTAGGCTCATGCTGGGCAGGTGTATTTGAAAGGATCGCTCTTAAAGACAATTCCCCAATGCTTGAATTATTTAATATACCTAAAGGTAAAAAAATAACTGGAGTTGTTATGGTAGGCTATCCAAAATATAATTATCCTAGATTAGTAGAGAGAAATCCATTGAAAGTCAATTTTTTACCCTAA
- a CDS encoding energy-coupling factor ABC transporter permease, whose translation MHIEDGILSPAAWVPMYAVSAAFILPGVREIKRRADENLYYKPFLAMIGVGVFIISCMHLPVPVTGSCSHPCGTALAAILVGPFATAVISAIVLFFQAIFLGHGGITTIGANTLSMGIAGGFSGYFCWKVLRKFNIPLWLAAGTAGFVGDIVTYLASAFELAISLHGNIPLVKQWMIFFMGYGPTQLPLAIAEAVFTAVVLKAMVSRRPDLLPGILKKTLKKEVRNGEIKA comes from the coding sequence ATGCATATCGAAGACGGCATTTTATCCCCAGCAGCCTGGGTACCCATGTATGCTGTCAGTGCAGCATTTATACTGCCTGGAGTTCGAGAAATTAAGAGAAGAGCTGATGAAAACTTATACTACAAGCCTTTTCTTGCCATGATTGGAGTGGGAGTATTCATTATATCCTGCATGCACTTACCCGTGCCAGTAACAGGTTCCTGCTCTCACCCCTGCGGTACAGCCCTTGCAGCAATTCTAGTAGGCCCTTTTGCAACGGCGGTAATTTCGGCTATTGTACTTTTTTTCCAGGCTATATTCCTAGGTCATGGAGGTATAACAACTATTGGTGCCAACACCCTTTCCATGGGAATTGCAGGAGGATTCTCAGGTTATTTCTGCTGGAAGGTTTTAAGAAAATTCAACATCCCCCTTTGGCTTGCAGCTGGAACAGCTGGTTTTGTAGGAGATATTGTCACTTATCTTGCCAGTGCCTTTGAACTTGCAATTAGTCTCCATGGTAATATTCCCCTAGTTAAGCAGTGGATGATATTTTTTATGGGATATGGCCCAACACAACTGCCGCTTGCTATAGCTGAAGCTGTATTCACAGCGGTTGTACTAAAGGCAATGGTAAGTCGTCGTCCCGATTTGTTACCTGGAATTTTGAAAAAAACTCTTAAAAAGGAGGTACGTAATGGTGAAATCAAAGCTTAA
- the larC gene encoding nickel pincer cofactor biosynthesis protein LarC, which translates to MRVLYYDCFCGISGDMNLGALIDLGVDEEYLIKEISKLKLDSEYEIQIKKDIKNGIMGTKVDVILKNQHNNDHHHVHQAQQTEDEHYHGSELHHTHNEESVLHDYHEVGNDNHEEHSHIHYEVAEQNHQAEDEHSHHHDHRNLKDIENIINRSDLSETVKKTSLHMFMKVAEAEAEVHGKSLYEVHFHEVGAIDSIIDIVGAAVALDYLKVDKIIASTVQVGGGFVKCAHGVIPVPAPATVKILKGIPIKSGIVSFETTTPTGAAILASNVEEFTDKIEFSIDKIGYGLGTRDLEIPNVLRVYLGKEESKEEIEEQYILETNIDDMNPELYGYVEEKLFHRGALDVFKTPIIMKKGRPAIKLSILVNAKKEKDVLEVIFKETTSIGVRKFKVEKIMLHREFSKVKTSYGEVNVKNSYYEGELVKYKAEYEDCKRIAEENNLPIAKVYRDIHKAIEENNHL; encoded by the coding sequence ATGAGAGTATTATATTATGATTGTTTTTGTGGAATAAGCGGCGATATGAACTTAGGAGCATTGATTGATTTAGGGGTAGATGAGGAGTATTTGATAAAAGAAATTTCAAAACTTAAATTGGACTCTGAATATGAAATACAGATTAAAAAAGATATTAAAAATGGTATAATGGGAACTAAGGTGGATGTGATTCTAAAAAATCAGCACAATAATGATCACCACCATGTCCATCAGGCACAGCAGACAGAAGATGAACATTATCATGGTAGTGAACTTCATCATACTCACAATGAGGAGTCTGTTCTTCATGATTATCATGAAGTAGGAAATGATAATCATGAAGAACATAGCCATATTCACTATGAAGTGGCTGAACAGAATCACCAGGCTGAAGATGAGCATAGCCATCATCATGACCATAGAAATTTGAAGGACATTGAAAATATAATAAATAGAAGTGATTTAAGTGAAACAGTGAAAAAAACAAGTTTGCATATGTTTATGAAAGTAGCGGAGGCTGAGGCCGAGGTTCATGGAAAATCCCTATATGAAGTGCATTTTCATGAGGTTGGTGCCATAGATTCTATTATAGACATTGTAGGAGCAGCGGTGGCATTAGATTATTTAAAAGTAGATAAGATTATTGCTTCAACTGTTCAGGTAGGAGGCGGATTTGTAAAATGCGCTCATGGGGTTATACCTGTGCCAGCACCGGCAACTGTTAAGATATTAAAGGGTATACCAATAAAATCAGGTATAGTATCCTTTGAAACTACCACTCCTACAGGAGCGGCTATTTTAGCTTCAAATGTTGAGGAGTTTACAGATAAAATAGAATTTTCTATAGACAAAATAGGATATGGACTGGGAACCAGAGATCTGGAGATTCCCAATGTGTTAAGAGTCTATTTGGGAAAAGAAGAAAGTAAGGAAGAAATAGAGGAACAATATATACTAGAAACAAATATAGATGATATGAATCCGGAATTATATGGCTATGTGGAGGAAAAGCTTTTTCATAGAGGCGCTTTAGATGTATTCAAGACACCTATCATTATGAAAAAAGGAAGACCCGCCATAAAGCTGAGTATATTGGTAAATGCCAAGAAAGAAAAAGATGTACTGGAGGTAATTTTTAAAGAAACTACTTCCATTGGAGTTAGAAAATTTAAGGTTGAGAAAATAATGCTTCATAGAGAATTTTCAAAAGTTAAAACCAGTTATGGAGAGGTAAATGTGAAAAATTCCTACTATGAAGGCGAACTGGTAAAATATAAGGCAGAATATGAAGATTGCAAGAGAATAGCAGAAGAAAATAATTTACCTATTGCCAAGGTTTATAGAGATATTCATAAGGCTATAGAAGAAAATAATCACTTATAA
- a CDS encoding energy-coupling factor ABC transporter ATP-binding protein, with protein MELINVSNVTYTYNDGHSALKNVNLKINKGDRVAILGPNGAGKSTLFQLFNGLLTPTSGSVTIGGLATTKKNLPAIRKNVGMVFQDSDDQLFNSTVRQEIAYGLMNMRISGKELEDSINWALKVVGMSDYINKSPHNLSGGEKKRIALASVLAMKPEVMVLDEPTSALDPKGVSNLLDLLNSINKDLGITLIFATHDVDIVPLLADKVYLLSEGEVVLSGTTEEVFIHRETIRSIDLRLPRVAHLVELLVKDGLIKTDELPLTIGQARKLFQKAIKIP; from the coding sequence ATGGAACTTATAAACGTATCTAATGTTACCTACACTTATAATGATGGTCACTCAGCTTTAAAAAATGTTAACCTTAAGATTAACAAAGGCGATAGAGTAGCTATTCTTGGTCCCAATGGTGCTGGAAAATCTACTCTATTTCAGCTTTTTAACGGGCTCCTTACCCCTACTTCTGGTTCAGTTACCATAGGAGGCTTAGCTACTACTAAGAAAAATTTACCTGCCATTCGCAAAAATGTAGGTATGGTTTTTCAAGATTCAGATGATCAGCTATTTAATTCCACAGTAAGGCAGGAGATTGCCTATGGACTTATGAACATGAGAATATCAGGAAAAGAGCTGGAAGACTCTATAAATTGGGCTCTTAAAGTTGTTGGAATGTCTGATTATATAAATAAAAGCCCTCATAATTTAAGCGGTGGTGAAAAAAAGAGAATAGCCCTTGCCAGTGTACTAGCTATGAAACCTGAAGTTATGGTACTGGATGAACCTACCTCTGCCCTAGATCCAAAAGGTGTTAGTAATCTTTTAGACTTGCTAAACTCTATTAACAAAGACTTGGGGATAACTCTAATATTTGCAACACATGATGTGGATATAGTTCCCCTTCTTGCAGATAAAGTATATCTTTTAAGTGAAGGTGAAGTTGTCCTATCCGGTACCACAGAAGAAGTATTCATCCATAGAGAAACTATTCGAAGCATTGATCTTCGCCTGCCTAGAGTAGCTCATCTAGTGGAGCTTCTCGTAAAGGATGGACTAATAAAAACAGATGAATTACCTCTTACTATTGGACAGGCTAGAAAACTTTTTCAAAAAGCCATCAAAATACCCTAG
- a CDS encoding MerR family transcriptional regulator — protein MEYTIKQVAERVDLTEYTLRYYEKEGLLPSIERDEHGIRQFKENDIEWIRLICCLRDTGMSISKIKDYVDLSIEGDSTIELRRQIILNQKMVTEQKIEGMNKNLDMINKKLKHYNEFVAGKHRDPCNQSNTIKVESTSEDDI, from the coding sequence ATGGAATACACAATAAAACAGGTTGCTGAAAGAGTTGATCTCACAGAATATACGCTCAGGTATTACGAAAAGGAAGGCTTATTGCCATCTATAGAGCGTGATGAACATGGGATACGACAATTTAAAGAAAATGATATAGAATGGATTAGATTGATATGCTGTCTCCGTGATACAGGAATGTCAATTTCAAAGATAAAGGATTATGTTGACCTTTCTATAGAAGGAGATAGCACTATAGAACTGCGCAGGCAAATAATTCTAAATCAAAAAATGGTTACTGAACAAAAAATAGAGGGAATGAATAAGAATTTAGATATGATTAATAAAAAACTTAAACATTACAATGAGTTTGTAGCAGGTAAGCATAGGGATCCTTGTAATCAAAGCAACACTATAAAAGTTGAAAGTACCAGTGAAGATGATATTTAG
- the larE gene encoding ATP-dependent sacrificial sulfur transferase LarE has product MMNDEKYINLTNYLKELEKVVLAFSGGVDSTFLLKAAREALGDNMKAVTILSPYIPKWEVEEAKQLANELGVDYEIIEVPIIEEIGNNPENRCYLCKKAVFSMIHNIAKTQGYNYVIDGTNLDDMGDYRPGLKALKELNVKSPLLECKLTKADIRSFSKELGLKTWDKPSYACLLTRIPYGDELKVEDFEKIEEAEKYMMKIGFRAVRVRCHGNLARVEVDRKDRARLFDEKLMDDISNKLKEIGFKYVTLDIQGYRVGSLNEAIVGK; this is encoded by the coding sequence ATGATGAATGATGAAAAGTATATAAATTTGACTAATTATCTAAAAGAGCTGGAAAAGGTAGTTTTGGCTTTTTCCGGTGGAGTGGACAGTACGTTTTTACTTAAAGCAGCTAGAGAAGCTCTTGGTGATAATATGAAAGCGGTAACCATACTTTCACCCTATATTCCCAAATGGGAAGTGGAGGAAGCAAAACAATTAGCTAATGAATTAGGTGTAGATTATGAAATTATAGAAGTACCTATTATAGAAGAAATCGGAAATAATCCTGAAAACAGATGCTATCTTTGTAAAAAGGCAGTATTTAGTATGATCCACAATATTGCTAAAACACAGGGTTACAACTATGTAATTGATGGAACAAATCTTGATGATATGGGAGACTATAGACCAGGATTAAAAGCTCTAAAAGAGCTAAATGTAAAAAGCCCATTACTGGAATGTAAACTTACTAAAGCAGATATAAGAAGTTTCTCCAAGGAGTTAGGGTTAAAAACTTGGGATAAGCCATCGTATGCATGTCTACTAACTAGAATACCTTATGGAGATGAACTCAAAGTAGAAGATTTTGAAAAAATTGAGGAAGCTGAAAAGTATATGATGAAAATAGGCTTCAGGGCAGTCAGGGTAAGATGCCATGGAAATCTGGCCAGGGTAGAGGTTGATAGGAAAGATAGAGCTAGATTATTTGATGAAAAGTTAATGGATGATATCTCTAACAAACTTAAAGAAATTGGATTTAAATACGTAACACTTGATATACAGGGATACAGAGTAGGCAGCCTTAATGAGGCTATCGTAGGGAAATAA
- a CDS encoding HoxN/HupN/NixA family nickel/cobalt transporter has protein sequence MNLKLNKNTKWIYYAIVVAILHIVGIAILVAHAGKHPEMMGFGFLVYTLGLRHAFDADHIAAIDNTIRKLTEQKEESTGVGFFFSLGHSSVVFIMVIITTFSMKWAQGNIPQIKEIGSVIGTSVSGGFLLLIGILNLYIWFDIYKIFGITRKGKYNKEQLDKLLLNRGFISRFGGPLYRFINKSWHVYPMGFLFGLGFDTASEVALLAISVNAATQAVPIDLLVALPIIFAAGMSLMDTADGVFMTNAYNWAFSTPLRKIYYNLSVTGISVVAALCIGFIELTQILAPKLGLNSGIWKWISNLDFGNIGYLLVGLFVLSWGLSYFIWKRLDLESA, from the coding sequence ATAAATCTTAAATTGAATAAAAATACTAAATGGATTTATTATGCAATAGTAGTGGCCATACTGCATATAGTCGGTATTGCAATACTAGTAGCTCATGCTGGCAAACATCCTGAAATGATGGGGTTTGGGTTTCTGGTATATACTCTTGGACTTAGACACGCTTTCGATGCAGATCATATAGCTGCCATTGATAATACTATTCGTAAATTGACAGAGCAGAAAGAAGAATCTACAGGTGTTGGATTTTTCTTTTCACTGGGACACTCTTCTGTAGTATTTATCATGGTAATAATAACTACGTTTTCAATGAAGTGGGCTCAAGGAAATATTCCACAAATAAAGGAGATTGGAAGTGTAATTGGTACCTCAGTATCTGGGGGATTTCTTTTACTTATAGGAATATTGAATCTGTATATATGGTTTGATATTTATAAAATTTTTGGGATTACACGTAAGGGTAAATATAATAAAGAACAATTAGACAAGCTTTTGCTGAATAGAGGTTTTATTTCACGTTTTGGAGGACCACTTTATAGATTTATAAATAAAAGCTGGCATGTTTATCCGATGGGTTTTTTATTTGGACTTGGATTTGATACTGCTTCAGAAGTGGCACTTTTGGCCATCTCAGTAAATGCTGCAACTCAAGCTGTTCCAATTGACCTTCTAGTAGCTTTGCCAATTATCTTTGCAGCAGGAATGAGTCTTATGGATACTGCAGACGGAGTATTCATGACTAATGCATATAATTGGGCATTTTCAACACCTTTACGTAAAATATACTATAATTTATCTGTTACTGGAATATCTGTAGTAGCAGCACTGTGTATAGGATTTATTGAATTAACTCAAATATTGGCTCCTAAGCTTGGGCTAAATAGTGGTATCTGGAAATGGATAAGTAATCTTGATTTCGGAAATATTGGGTATTTGCTGGTGGGTTTATTTGTTCTGTCCTGGGGATTGTCCTATTTCATATGGAAGAGATTGGATTTGGAAAGTGCATAA
- a CDS encoding phospholipase D-like domain-containing protein, whose translation MRGEGSPIKLVNRSNNIDVKYYFTRQNQHPDQQLIQVINSSDVKLDIAIYSLNKQSIVDSIINAKNRGVDVKIITDGTESKNKSESKELKELQSKGIPIKINEHSGLMNLKLTIEDNTQVATGSYNYTEDSSKENDEVLVIINDVNTAQNFENEFNTMWNDNKNYTNY comes from the coding sequence ATAAGAGGTGAAGGTAGTCCCATAAAACTAGTAAATAGAAGTAATAATATTGATGTTAAATATTATTTTACAAGACAAAATCAGCATCCAGACCAACAATTAATTCAGGTAATAAATTCTAGTGATGTTAAGTTAGATATTGCTATTTACTCTCTTAATAAACAAAGTATTGTAGATTCTATAATTAATGCAAAAAATAGAGGCGTAGACGTAAAAATTATAACTGATGGAACTGAATCTAAAAATAAAAGTGAATCAAAAGAATTGAAAGAATTACAAAGTAAAGGTATACCAATAAAAATAAATGAGCATTCTGGATTAATGAATCTAAAATTAACTATTGAAGATAATACACAGGTTGCTACTGGAAGTTACAATTATACTGAAGATTCTTCAAAAGAAAATGATGAGGTTTTAGTAATAATAAATGATGTAAACACAGCGCAAAACTTTGAAAATGAGTTTAATACTATGTGGAATGATAATAAAAACTACACAAATTATTAA